The nucleotide window CAGCGAAGCACTATGGGTCTCACCTCAGGAGCATCAGAGTCTTCGCTCTGTCCTCCTATTGTCTCCTCCATCCTATGCAGGTTGGTATTACCCTAACTAAGTCACATTTGACCCCTCCCATAACAAGACAAGTGGTGTGTACGAGCATTATCAAGTCCTTAAGGGACCGTGCAAGACATCCCCTCCGAGGGAAGCCCCACTTTCCCGTGCCCATCACATGCACATCCTTCCTGAAAACTCGCCCCACACAGAGTCTAGTTCGTGCGGACTCCTCGAACCATCGTACCCGTCACAGGTACCCTTAATTAGAAAGGCACTTAGATCACATCTTCCTGACTCGACGTTGCCCCAAGACTAGTCACACTTTCTTGCCTGATCAAAACCTCACTATGCACCGAAGATGCACACTAAAATTCTCTTGCCCGagtattaacaataaggatggcACTAGGTGGCTAAGCCACACTCAAACACACCTATGCAAGTTTATAAAGCTAGATCACACTGGATAAGAAATTTAGAATTGAAGAGGTTCGTATGATTTCTTAATACCTCCGTTTTCCTATGTTTGACCCCGGCGATTgggaaccttttttttttttttttttgaaacgaacaGCCAAGAGAGCTTCCCGCTATATTAAAAAGAAGGAGAAGCCCAGACGGGCACTGGCGATTGGAAACTTGGGCTAATTATTAACACAAATGTTTTAATTGACAATGTCAAATATAAAGAAACGGGGGTAagtaacaaattctttaggagaAAGCCCACTGGGCCGAATGTTTAGAGGACTAGCTCACCAAAGTAGGCCCCTAAACGCAGTTGATGAGTCAAGTGCATGCCCTAACCCCTATCCGGATCATCTTTGACTGGGCCTAGCGATTCCTAGGAATGGAGATCGGAGCTCCATCCAGTATGTCAATGGTCGGTCTCGAAAAGGAGGAAGATGTGTGGCGGTGGCTGTGCGCTGTGACTCGGGATCGGAAACATGAGATGAGATCCTTGAGCTAGAAGCTGCAAGGTTACAATCGCGCCCTGAGTTTGATTGAACGTTGCAAGCTGTGGCCTATGGTAGAAGAATGAAAAGAAAGCTGATCGATGTGCATGCCACACATTTCCAAATCATCTTTTAGCATCACGCGCTAACGCGCCTAGACTGTTTCCTTGTTTCACTTGTTCCCATGTAAAAAGTAGTGCGGAACCGGTCATGCACAGCTAGCACTTGACAGAGACAGGATGAGTGCAGCGAATGGAACAAGAGCTAGGCAAATATATAACCATGCGCTAATAAGGGTGACACTGCAGGATTAGGGGCTTCTTTTGACGGGTTCTGGTTTGTTAACACATCATGTTCATGCCTCCCCTAATAAAAACATGCACCCTACTGTAGTTAGGCTGGAGACCGGCCGCGGTCGGTGACTGTAAATTCAGCGCCAGCTTCCATTGTGCTGTGCACACATTCGTCGACGCGAGCGTCGTAGCAAGGCAATACGGCAAGCGAACGGACCCGTGTCTGTACTCCGTACTCCGCAGGATCGTCGCCACGTGGGCTGCCGCGCGCGGTCGGATCTTGCGCGCCAAAGATGCAACATGCAAAGGCAGGTCGGGGTCATTTATGCGGGTACCTTTGGCATTGACCGTGGGCATTTATTACCCGATTTATcggctagaatctacagtatttttttctaATAATAAAATAGTTTTAGCTAGATTATCAGTCGGCTTTAATACTCTGGAGCCAATGAATGCTACTGCTGGCTTACTTTTTGTCGTTTATTATTCCGGCCATTCCATTCACTGCTGAAAGAGCAAAGTGCGAGTGCCCAGAGATCAAAAGCGATAAAGCAAATTTGGATATTTTTTTTACCTCGTACTATCTGACTCAAATATATACCCAAAATTAAAGAGCTAAAATTGTTCATTCATTTTTTTTTGGTATGGCCATTCTCTCtactaaggcctcgtttagatgctgaaaaaatttcaacccgatgaatagtatcactttcgtcttatttgacaaatattgtctaatcgtggaccaactaggctcaaaagatttatctcgtgatttccaactaaactgtgtaattagttattttttttacctacatttaatactccatgcaagcggctaaaaattgatgtgatggagagagagtgaaaaaacttggaattttggtggcatctaaacaaggcctaactcAACTATAAGCCCACTTGCAAGCACCCCGCTTACACTCTATAGACCAAACACCCGCTCCTGTCTCCTACACTCCCCTTGAGTACTGCGGAGTCACTGTCCGGTGGGAGCTCAAGTGCCCACACCGGATAGTTTCGATGACCGCTGATAGCCTGAACCGAGTGAAGGTTGTGTACTGTGCGCAAGATCCGATGCCGCCTCTCCATTGAGCACCGAACCTTAAGTTGTTAGGCCTGAACTTTCGTAGACTTCGGCCACCTCCAGCAACCTCTACTGTCATCTCCGGTGACCTCACCGGAGAGATCCGGTGAGTTGAAAAACTTAGCACCAACAACTCTTTTCAAACAGTTTTGCAAGCATGCTAAGTCCAAATGTGTTCCATTGAACACCTTCACCTTTATGCACTGAAgcattttccaaaggatgttcAAAACattttcacttgcttttcattATGTTACTAGgtctaatgcatatgcaaagaaTGCCATCaccaagtggcactagataaccgcaATTGCTTTAGAgatcctctcttaatagtacgactatctatcttaAACCCGGCTGTGCACTCTATTGCACATTGGCCATCAAAAGTAAGACCGTATTGACCTTTGCCTTAGGGCTTGCTTTCCATCTCTTTCTTCTTCATTGCAAGGAGATGCATGCCTTTTTTATACTATGTGTTACTAGGAAATTAAGCAAGTTGACAGGCTGCTTATTTGGTCCTAAATTACTTGGATACCTTGTATTTCAAGGCAGAAGAGTAATGAAAAAACTGGGTAATTCAGACATTAGTTTAAGTGTTTACTTTTATATTACTTTTCATAATACCATAGGTAGGCAACTTAAATGAAGTTTTAATGGGTACTTTAGATtatttttcataatacaaaggTAGGTAGTTAAAATATAGATATAAGGCTTACTTTAGAGTATTTTCttacaatgtttttttttttgaaaatgaaaCAGATTTACGAGCTGCTCGTCTGGCGTTAACTTTATGCTGTAGCAGCTAGAAAACACTGTAGCAGctggttttttgtgagagaaaaatactgctctgGTTGAAAAAAAAGCTGGCTAGCCAGCCGATTGTGGCTAGTCGAACAAGCTCTTAGTAGATATTCGCCTtattcgcttgagcttattcagaactacttttcagccatacaacattgttttcctctcacaacatttcagcataaccatcatcataagccaaatttcagcatcagcgaacagGGTGATTATTTTCAGTAATGATGAGAACCTACTCTCTTCATTCCAAATTGTAAATCTTTATAGCCTTTTGTAGTTACGTAGCTTTTGCTATACATCTAGATATATATACACTATGTCgagatacatagtttttactatatatgtatataaaatccagaacgacttacaatttgaaaaAAAGGCAAAGTATCGAATTTAGAGAGGTTTGATAATGTTTTTTTTTATGATTTATCAGATTTTTTTAGCGCATCTAAAGACTTCAAAAGAGGAAACGAACTCAGAGCATGATATCTTACTTTTTTAAAGTAAAACGACATGTAAATGTAACTCATACATCTTGGTTATCATTTCAACATGTTCTCCCTCTTGCACTCTGAATCTCTGATTCCTTTCAAGTTTCAAGCAGCACCACCATAGCACAACAAAAAATAGCACCAGTAAACCTATTCACACCGCTATGTAGCTACACGCGTGTTGGTAGTATATGCAGGGGAAGAAAACACAGAGGATTCAGTGCATATAGCGTAACCAGAGCCCCATCAGTCCGACTCGGACGAGCAGCCTCTGCCCCACCGCTCTCCTTTCCGACGCCAGCTAATGCCGTGTTTGATTTGGCTAAgctggctgaaagtactgttgactattttattataaaaaaaatactgttaATTGACTGAAAAGCTACACGAACATGGCATAAGCCTCCACCCGATACGTGATCGCGCAACGTGTGAAAAGCGATTGCCAAAACCAGCTTCCACGTGTCAACTCCTCCTACCCCGGCGAACGTTCGCCAGTCGCCGCTGCTGCGAGGAGCCGCTAGCTCTGCAGAAAGGGGAGGATACGGAGGTCCTGAGTATCAGCCTGACCGTGACGCCTCAACCGAGCTGTTTAGGACGTTTTTTTTTGGCTCATCAAAGGGTGCATGATAAGTTTAGTGTAGTCGGCATGCTTTCAGTTTCAGATATTAATCAGCCtattcactggttggtttctggtCCGATAAGCCCagctggtgctgatttattgtgagaaaaaaacactgtatcatggctgaaaCTAACAAGCGAACAGGTTGATTGAGATATATGCTGCAAGATCGGCTGGTCTGTGCTCCTTGAGAGGCATCTTTCGAGATGTCATTTTCGCGAGAAATAAAGAAAACGAAAGTTTTTCTGGATGTCTTCAGCGTGGTGTAATTCCAGGAAGGAGCAGAAAGGGCAAAAGAACAGAGGggagtttttttttaataaatgatAAAAAAGGAGATAAAAATAAAATGTCAGTGCTCGCTGATGCTAAGAGGAAACAGCGGTTCAGTGCGTCACCCAGTCGCAACGACCGCAGAAGCCGTAGCGGTCTTGCTTATAAATAGGCCTCTTCACTTGCAGCGCTCCATCGACAGCATCGGAGCGCTCGCAAAACCTCCACACCTTCCTGAAATAGTAGCCACTAGCTTGAGCTGCTCCCCTTGGACCGATCGATCGAGCTCCTTGCTTCCTGATCATCATATACTCTCACTAGTTCTATCATATCAGCCTTCCACACGGATTTATAGCTAGCTACCAGATCGATCAGCTCCGTAACTGATGGAGTTTGACCTGCTGAATTACAGCCCGGAAGCGCAGCTTGAGCTGATGAACACGATGCTCCAGCTGGAGCAGCTCACTGCTCTGGACGGCCATCAGTCGCCGACGATGGCACCTGTCTCGCCGCGGATATCCCCGATGCAAACCCATGCAGGTCACAGCTTCTCGCCTCCGCCACACACGACCACGATCACGACCACCACCGGGTACCCAGCAGAGCAGTACACACCGCCGCCAGCGGCCGCCGCTACCGGCGGCCTCGAGTCCCTCCAGGACTGCTACGTGCTGTCGTCGTCCCcgggcggcgccgcggcggccgcgctGCAGCAGGCCATGGGGTCGTCGTCGCCGACGTCGTCGGCGGACGCGATGCGGGAGGCGGTCTTCCACATCGCCGCGCTGCAGCCGGTGGAGATTGAACCGGAGGCGGTGCGGCCCCCGAAGCGGCGCAACGTGCGCATCTCCAAGGACCCGCAGAGCGTGGCGGCGCGGCTGCGGCGGGAGCGCATCAGCGAGCGCATCCGCACCCTGCAGCGCCTCGTGCCGGGGGGCACCAAGATGGACACGGCCTCCATGCTGGACGAGGCCATCCACTACGTCAAGTTCCTCAAGTCCCAGGTGCAGTCCCTggagcgcgccgccgccgccacccaccGCGCCGCCACGCTCGGGGCCGCCTACCCGGCCTTCCACGCGCCGTGGCAGTACGCGCTGCCCCACGGCGACATATGACGAACGAACGCCACGGCAGCGCGCGCCCGCCGTTTGGCGTCTCGATGGGACGACGACGACACGACGGCCTCTGCTGATGCTCTTGTGGCGTTGTGTGTGCATCAGCTAGCTAGCGCATGATCACATACTTGTGTAAAGCAGTAGGAGCTAGCCTTGATACATTTATTGCTGTAGTAGCCGCATACGGCATACGACGTGGTTGCTCCAATTTTTTTGTTGGAGTCGCTCGCAGCCCGTGCATGCGCGTGAGTAGTACGTACGCACTTGCTCTACCCTACGTAGGCTGTACATTTACATTGTACCCCCTTGTTTTCTTCTATCCATGGAGTGGTTCATCATCTTCGCACGCTAGCTAGCGAGGTTTCGCAGTAGACAACAGTGTGGCGTGTGATCCTTAAATTTCGTTCGCATGCGCCCCAGGGCAAGAAGCACACATGTCCTTTCTCTCCTTCATCGGTGCAAGCGACTGGCAAATCGGCCGACAAGACAAGCTAAGTTGACCGTCCATCAATGCAGACGGTGGCCGTGTCTCCGCTCCCGGCCGATTCAGGCTTATCTCGCGTCACGTCGATCCGTGCATGTCGTCTATTTGCAATCGCACGCAGACGCAACCCAAGATGAAGAAAAAATCATGCGCTGTTACATCTAGCGATCGAGCCGCAACATGCAACGGTAAATCAGCCGGGCGGCCCTGGCATGCATGCTTGTAGGCTGTAGCGGTAGTAGATGCAGGTGCTCAACCGTTTCTGTCGGGCGCCGCTTCGTCGCCGCATGTGGCGGTGTCCGCCGGCCGGCCGCCCGGCCATGAACAGTTGGTGCCTGAGGAGGAGGTGGTTGCCGTTGTTTCGAAACCGTTGCGGAATTATGAGCTAGGCCGCAGGGCCCCACCGTGGATGGTGTTCGGTAATGTTGGCTCGCACCTCGCAGGCACGCAGCATGTGAGTGTATATATCGTCACTTGAATCGCAACAAAATTTAAGCATCACATGGTTGCAGCACGGAATATACAAAACGCTCAAGAGATCTGCCGCTGATCTTGCAGCTACAGTGAGGTGGGTTCATGATGCTCAATCATTGTTCATCGATCTTTATCTGTAGTACGGGCACTAATTAACGAAATAATTTAGGACCTTCATCAGAAGCATTTAATCTCTCCACTGCAGCACGAAACAGAGCAGGTTTGCTGCTGTCTGAAAGACTACACTGTATTACTGTACGCATTGAATTGAAGATGAACTTCGCCATCAGATAAGCCACGATGGATCGACGACCACACGTATGGATCAAAACACATACTCCCGTGTAGATTTCTCACCAGTCCATGACTACCATTAGGTCAACACAGCAAGCTAAGCCATGCTGGATCATCGTGCTCCTGGACCACGAGATGTGTGCGATCTCCGCCGTGAATTCCCCTGCTGTCCGGTGGCTGCTCGATGGTATATATCTTTTTCGCGACACACACTGTAGTTTAATCTTTTGATCCACTTGAGAGATGAGAAGGACGGTTGGCGGCATGGCGCTGTGGGCCGTTATGACGTATGGGCATGCAAAACGGAGTGGAGACTGGAGCAGAGACTAACCGACTGATGCTGAAATTTGCCTGTGCTTCGTAGGAGTATATGACACGAATGAAAGCAAAGCCGAGAGATGCACTGTGGTATCTTAATGGCCGGATAGGTGACGGTGCATCAAAAGAAGGCAGTACTGTGCACTAGCACTAGTACAGATGAATAGGTGATAAATTACACACGGCCCATGCCATTGTAGCGGAGGACTGACTGATTATTCCACGGGTGGAAAAGAAGAAAGCGGATTCCACATACGATGAACGAGGCACTACTGGCTCGATCACTGAACACAC belongs to Miscanthus floridulus cultivar M001 chromosome 4, ASM1932011v1, whole genome shotgun sequence and includes:
- the LOC136551903 gene encoding transcription factor HEC2-like, producing the protein MEFDLLNYSPEAQLELMNTMLQLEQLTALDGHQSPTMAPVSPRISPMQTHAGHSFSPPPHTTTITTTTGYPAEQYTPPPAAAATGGLESLQDCYVLSSSPGGAAAAALQQAMGSSSPTSSADAMREAVFHIAALQPVEIEPEAVRPPKRRNVRISKDPQSVAARLRRERISERIRTLQRLVPGGTKMDTASMLDEAIHYVKFLKSQVQSLERAAAATHRAATLGAAYPAFHAPWQYALPHGDI